Proteins from a single region of Stappia sp. ES.058:
- a CDS encoding IclR family transcriptional regulator produces the protein MTTDQTPPSTKRQVPAVSRALAIMRFLARSSEPVGVNPIARALDLVPSTCLHILRVLQDEGLVDFDAKTKRYSIGIGILPLARSALQRNTFSTLVQPKLSELSQKFGVTGIATQLAEPSQMIVVALSQSNLPFRLQVDLGSRFPALISATGRLFAAFNLQDETALRTGFDKLVWDYPPAFDAWMAEVREARERGYAVDQGTYISGVTVVAVPVFGGNGAMFRSIVAIGISERLKNKEIPKLAKAMQTIRDNIEGLQIEAGS, from the coding sequence ATGACGACAGACCAGACACCACCATCGACGAAACGGCAGGTTCCGGCCGTCTCGAGAGCCTTGGCGATAATGAGGTTCCTTGCGCGATCGTCCGAGCCGGTCGGGGTCAACCCGATAGCGCGTGCGCTCGATCTGGTGCCCAGCACCTGCCTGCACATCCTGCGCGTCCTGCAAGACGAGGGGCTGGTGGACTTCGATGCGAAGACGAAGCGATACTCCATCGGGATCGGCATTCTGCCGCTCGCCAGATCGGCTCTGCAGCGCAACACATTCTCGACCCTGGTCCAGCCGAAACTGTCGGAGCTGTCGCAGAAGTTCGGGGTCACCGGCATCGCGACGCAACTGGCCGAACCCAGCCAGATGATCGTCGTCGCCCTGTCGCAATCCAACTTGCCATTCCGCCTGCAGGTCGACCTGGGAAGCCGCTTTCCCGCTCTGATCAGCGCGACGGGTCGCCTGTTCGCGGCCTTCAATCTGCAGGACGAAACGGCCCTCAGAACGGGGTTCGACAAACTCGTCTGGGATTACCCACCGGCGTTTGATGCGTGGATGGCGGAGGTCCGCGAAGCCCGCGAACGGGGCTATGCCGTCGATCAGGGCACCTACATCTCGGGCGTAACGGTCGTTGCGGTTCCCGTCTTCGGCGGCAACGGCGCGATGTTCCGGTCCATCGTCGCCATCGGCATCTCGGAGCGGCTGAAGAACAAGGAAATCCCGAAACTGGCAAAGGCCATGCAGACGATCCGCGACAACATCGAGGGTCTGCAAATCGAAGCAGGGAGCTAG
- a CDS encoding PaaI family thioesterase, protein MTIQAVAPEGWKPVKAAGFMELIGPLLRSTRHEDKNTYGLQTTENHTNHVGLVHGGVLTSLLDQVLAIVAWNAADRRPTVTVQMDTRFLGAARSGDFLEARAAVRHATRSLVFVDAEISGATGLIASASAIMKISIQAGQPK, encoded by the coding sequence GTGACGATACAGGCAGTTGCGCCGGAGGGATGGAAGCCCGTCAAGGCCGCGGGCTTCATGGAACTGATCGGGCCTTTGCTCCGATCCACCCGGCATGAAGACAAGAACACCTATGGGCTGCAAACCACCGAGAACCACACCAATCACGTCGGCCTTGTGCACGGCGGGGTGCTGACCAGCCTGCTGGATCAGGTGTTGGCAATCGTCGCATGGAACGCGGCCGACCGGCGGCCGACCGTGACCGTCCAGATGGACACACGGTTTCTGGGCGCGGCCAGGTCGGGCGACTTTCTGGAGGCTCGCGCGGCGGTCCGCCATGCGACCCGATCCCTCGTATTCGTCGACGCCGAAATATCCGGTGCCACCGGACTGATCGCAAGCGCATCAGCCATCATGAAAATCTCAATACAGGCCGGGCAACCCAAATGA
- a CDS encoding CaiB/BaiF CoA-transferase family protein, which produces MTDPKTTQRKGPLSGIKVLDFSRILSGPYASMVLADLGAEVIKVEPIEDGDETRNFPPFQGKLSHYYIALNRSKKSIALNLKSPEGAQIARDLAKKSDIVLENFRPGVMDRLGLGYQALASENERLIYCSITGFGHDSPLSDKPAFDIVAQALSGVMSVNCEPGQAPNKLGIPLGDMAGSIFSMFGLLAALHERNATGKGRHVEVAMLDSLIALQGYLSQIYFVTGQSPEPVGTQHPSIVPYGSFPTSDGHVIVACLTERFWHNFARSLDREDLIEDPRFALYEARLANRDALHPIIHARMTQGTTAYWLDRLDCFDVPSAPILSIGEALEQDHVVRQGLVETVTHPEVGDMRLVRGPIRFDNVGPAKASPPAMLGENTVEVLSSQLGITSSDIQELVAKGVVKQ; this is translated from the coding sequence ATGACGGATCCCAAGACGACCCAACGCAAAGGCCCGCTGAGCGGAATCAAGGTGCTGGATTTTTCCAGGATCCTGTCAGGGCCGTACGCCAGCATGGTGCTGGCCGACCTCGGTGCGGAGGTCATCAAGGTGGAGCCGATTGAAGACGGCGACGAGACGCGTAACTTTCCGCCGTTTCAAGGCAAACTCAGCCATTATTATATCGCGCTCAATCGAAGCAAGAAGAGCATTGCCCTGAACCTCAAGTCCCCCGAAGGCGCGCAGATCGCGCGGGATCTCGCCAAAAAGAGCGACATCGTGCTGGAAAACTTCCGCCCCGGCGTTATGGACCGGCTGGGATTGGGCTATCAGGCCCTGGCAAGCGAAAACGAGCGCCTGATCTATTGCTCGATCACGGGATTTGGACATGACAGTCCTCTCAGCGACAAACCCGCCTTCGACATCGTGGCCCAGGCGCTTTCCGGCGTTATGAGCGTGAACTGCGAACCCGGGCAGGCTCCGAACAAGCTGGGCATTCCGCTGGGCGACATGGCCGGCAGCATTTTTTCGATGTTCGGCCTTCTGGCCGCCTTGCACGAGCGCAACGCCACAGGCAAAGGACGCCATGTGGAAGTCGCGATGCTCGACAGTCTGATCGCCTTGCAGGGATATTTGTCCCAGATCTATTTCGTTACCGGCCAAAGCCCGGAGCCGGTCGGCACCCAGCACCCCAGCATCGTGCCGTATGGATCGTTCCCAACCTCGGACGGTCATGTCATCGTGGCCTGCCTGACCGAGCGGTTCTGGCACAATTTCGCCCGCAGTCTGGACCGTGAGGACCTGATCGAAGATCCACGGTTTGCGCTTTACGAGGCGCGACTGGCCAATCGCGACGCGCTGCACCCCATCATTCATGCGCGCATGACCCAAGGAACCACGGCCTATTGGCTTGACCGGCTTGACTGTTTTGATGTTCCCAGTGCCCCGATCCTCTCTATCGGCGAGGCACTTGAGCAAGATCATGTGGTCAGGCAAGGGCTTGTCGAAACGGTGACACATCCAGAAGTGGGCGATATGAGGCTCGTGCGTGGGCCGATCCGGTTTGACAATGTCGGCCCGGCCAAAGCCTCCCCGCCGGCGATGCTGGGGGAGAACACGGTCGAGGTCCTGTCCAGCCAGTTGGGCATCACCTCGTCCGATATCCAAGAACTGGTCGCCAAGGGTGTGGTGAAACAGTAG
- a CDS encoding Gfo/Idh/MocA family protein produces the protein MGVKTAVIGLGIMGQRMLEHMGRHAGYDVVALWDPSREACAAAAKLAPGATVTDGPDAAIAAADLVYLACPPEPRKTYALAAAGAGKAVFLEKPLGVDVAESEDLVARLEASGVPAAVNFTQAAGAALTDVSRAAKAGEMGDLVGVDVVLTYPAWPRAWQVAADWLRFRAEGGMTREVLSHFLFFTSRVLGPLEVVWAKPSYPQDPALCETQLLARLETAEGLPVSILASVGGAQPDRQEFTVKGTKTSRRITDFYVDARSDGGEFVEVRERPADPRAASLKAQLDDLLLLIDGKPNRLATPAEALAVQKLVETMLAS, from the coding sequence ATGGGCGTGAAAACAGCAGTGATCGGCCTTGGCATCATGGGCCAGCGCATGCTGGAGCACATGGGCCGTCACGCAGGCTACGATGTCGTTGCGCTCTGGGATCCGAGCCGTGAGGCCTGTGCCGCGGCGGCGAAGCTGGCGCCGGGCGCGACCGTGACCGACGGTCCCGACGCGGCCATCGCGGCGGCGGATCTCGTCTATCTCGCTTGCCCGCCGGAGCCGCGCAAGACCTATGCGCTGGCCGCGGCAGGCGCCGGCAAGGCGGTGTTTCTGGAAAAGCCGCTCGGCGTCGATGTCGCGGAGAGCGAGGATCTGGTGGCCCGGCTGGAAGCTTCCGGCGTGCCGGCGGCGGTCAATTTTACCCAGGCCGCCGGCGCGGCTTTAACCGACGTGTCGCGTGCGGCGAAGGCCGGCGAGATGGGGGATCTCGTCGGTGTCGATGTTGTCCTCACCTATCCCGCCTGGCCGCGCGCCTGGCAGGTGGCTGCGGACTGGCTGCGGTTTCGCGCCGAGGGCGGGATGACGCGCGAGGTGCTCTCGCACTTCCTGTTCTTCACAAGCCGCGTCCTGGGGCCGCTGGAGGTTGTCTGGGCCAAGCCTAGCTACCCGCAGGATCCGGCGCTTTGCGAAACGCAGCTGCTCGCGCGTCTGGAGACGGCGGAGGGTCTGCCGGTCTCCATCCTGGCGAGCGTCGGCGGCGCGCAGCCCGACCGTCAGGAGTTCACAGTCAAGGGCACCAAGACGAGCCGGCGGATCACGGATTTCTACGTCGATGCCCGTTCCGATGGCGGAGAGTTTGTGGAGGTGCGTGAGCGCCCCGCCGATCCGCGCGCCGCGAGCCTCAAGGCGCAGCTCGACGATCTCCTGCTGCTGATCGACGGCAAGCCCAACCGCCTCGCCACACCCGCCGAGGCGCTTGCCGTGCAGAAGCTGGTGGAGACGATGCTGGCATCGTGA
- a CDS encoding aldehyde dehydrogenase family protein, with the protein MNISSQTAEADLVAHALRTGTLAGLPDGHFIGGGFVRPAHNRRMESFDPGRAEAFAEFVAGTADDVHDAVTSARRAFEAVWRDTLPVERARILMRAAQLILTNLERLAVAETLDSGKPISEARGDVRGAARTFEYYAGACDKLEGASFPLGPDYLAYSLHEPIGVTAHIIPWNFPISTAARGFAPALAAGCAIVAKPAEQTPFTALMLAELLSKAGLPDGVCNVVTGTGAEVGAPLTQHAGIDHITFTGSVATGRKVMKAAADDITRVVLELGGKSPVVVLKDCDREQALSGVLGAIYENAGQICSAGSRLIVERSIQDEFLAALAERAKALTLGHGLRGADVGPVNSAEQLDKISGFVARARQTGAEIVAGGNAASDPETGKGWFYEPTIVANLSARDEIVQEEVFGPVLAVQGAEDADHALALANDTQYGLVAGVYTKDLGTAHRLARRIDAGQVFINEYFAGGIEVPFGGNKKSGFGREKGLEGLKSYCKTKSVAARIA; encoded by the coding sequence ATGAACATTTCCAGCCAGACAGCCGAAGCCGATCTCGTCGCGCACGCTCTTCGCACAGGAACGCTTGCCGGACTGCCGGACGGCCATTTCATCGGCGGCGGCTTCGTTCGCCCGGCGCACAACCGGCGCATGGAAAGCTTCGATCCGGGCCGTGCCGAGGCCTTTGCCGAGTTCGTGGCCGGAACCGCGGACGATGTCCACGATGCGGTGACCAGCGCCCGCCGCGCTTTCGAGGCCGTGTGGCGCGACACGCTCCCGGTCGAGCGCGCCCGCATCCTCATGCGCGCCGCGCAGCTCATCCTGACAAACCTCGAAAGGCTTGCGGTCGCGGAAACGCTCGACAGCGGCAAGCCGATTTCCGAGGCGCGCGGCGATGTGCGCGGTGCGGCCCGGACGTTCGAATATTACGCCGGCGCCTGCGACAAGCTGGAAGGCGCAAGCTTCCCGCTCGGCCCCGACTATCTCGCCTATTCCCTCCACGAGCCCATTGGCGTGACCGCCCATATCATCCCGTGGAACTTCCCGATCTCCACGGCCGCGCGCGGTTTCGCGCCAGCGCTTGCCGCCGGCTGCGCCATCGTCGCGAAACCGGCCGAGCAGACCCCCTTCACGGCCCTGATGCTGGCCGAACTCCTGTCGAAGGCCGGGTTGCCGGACGGCGTGTGCAACGTCGTCACCGGAACCGGCGCGGAGGTCGGCGCGCCGCTGACGCAACACGCCGGCATCGACCACATCACCTTCACCGGCTCCGTCGCCACCGGCCGCAAGGTGATGAAGGCCGCCGCCGACGACATCACCCGCGTCGTGCTCGAACTTGGCGGCAAGTCGCCGGTGGTCGTGCTGAAGGATTGCGACCGCGAGCAGGCACTTTCCGGCGTTCTCGGCGCGATCTACGAAAACGCGGGGCAGATCTGCTCGGCCGGGTCACGGTTGATCGTCGAGCGTTCGATCCAGGACGAGTTCCTTGCAGCACTTGCCGAACGCGCAAAGGCTCTGACCCTCGGCCACGGCCTGCGCGGCGCGGATGTCGGGCCGGTCAATTCCGCCGAACAGCTCGACAAGATCTCGGGCTTCGTGGCCCGCGCACGCCAGACCGGCGCCGAGATCGTGGCCGGCGGCAACGCAGCCAGCGATCCGGAAACCGGCAAGGGCTGGTTCTACGAGCCGACAATCGTTGCCAATCTCTCCGCGCGCGACGAGATCGTGCAGGAAGAGGTGTTCGGCCCCGTTCTCGCCGTCCAGGGCGCGGAGGACGCGGACCATGCGCTGGCGCTTGCCAACGACACCCAGTACGGCCTTGTCGCCGGCGTCTACACCAAGGATCTGGGCACCGCGCACCGGCTGGCGCGGCGCATCGACGCCGGACAGGTCTTCATCAACGAGTATTTCGCCGGCGGCATCGAGGTGCCTTTCGGCGGCAACAAGAAGTCCGGCTTCGGTCGCGAGAAGGGGCTTGAGGGCCTCAAGAGCTACTGCAAGACCAAGAGCGTTGCCGCCCGCATCGCCTGA
- a CDS encoding mandelate racemase/muconate lactonizing enzyme family protein, producing MKIRAIETFTTQFVCFVRVTAEDGAQGWGQVAPYFADITAEVLHRQVAPYALGQNAFDIAHLMDIIPDREHKFPGAYLRRAMGGLDTALFDLRGRLEEKPVCELLGGTPGRVRAYGSSMKRDITPRDEAERLKRLQDRHGFTAFKFRIGAECGRDRDEWPGRTEDIVPTMRAAFGDDTALLVDANSCYAPKKAIEMGRFLQDNGISHYEEPCPYWHYDQTKQVSDALDIDVTGGEQDCSLVDWKRMIDGRIVDVIQPDICYLGGMVRTLQVAKMAEDAGLPCTPHAANMSMVTLFTMHLLRAIPNAGKYLEFSIEGADYYPWQEGLFASSPYTIDDGHATVTDAPGWGVEVNPEWLAKSTYKISTQDTHA from the coding sequence ATGAAAATCAGGGCAATCGAGACCTTCACGACGCAGTTCGTCTGTTTCGTGCGGGTCACCGCAGAGGACGGCGCACAAGGCTGGGGACAGGTTGCACCCTATTTCGCCGATATCACCGCCGAAGTGCTGCATCGGCAAGTCGCACCCTATGCGCTCGGACAGAATGCCTTCGACATCGCCCATTTGATGGACATCATCCCCGACCGTGAGCACAAATTCCCCGGGGCCTATCTTCGCCGCGCCATGGGCGGGCTCGACACCGCGCTGTTCGACCTGCGCGGACGCCTGGAAGAAAAGCCGGTCTGTGAACTTCTTGGCGGAACGCCGGGCCGGGTGCGCGCCTACGGGTCCTCGATGAAGCGCGACATCACGCCGAGGGACGAGGCGGAACGCCTGAAGCGCCTTCAGGACCGCCACGGCTTCACCGCCTTCAAGTTCCGCATCGGCGCCGAATGCGGCCGCGACCGGGACGAATGGCCCGGCCGCACCGAGGACATCGTGCCGACCATGCGCGCGGCCTTCGGCGACGACACGGCGCTTCTGGTCGACGCCAACTCCTGCTATGCGCCGAAAAAGGCGATCGAGATGGGTCGGTTCCTGCAGGACAACGGCATTTCGCATTACGAGGAACCCTGCCCCTACTGGCACTACGACCAGACGAAACAGGTGAGCGATGCGCTCGATATCGACGTCACCGGCGGTGAGCAGGACTGTTCGCTGGTGGACTGGAAACGCATGATCGATGGGCGGATCGTCGATGTCATCCAGCCGGACATCTGCTACCTTGGCGGCATGGTCCGCACCCTGCAGGTGGCAAAGATGGCCGAAGACGCCGGCCTTCCCTGCACGCCCCATGCGGCCAACATGTCGATGGTCACGCTCTTCACCATGCATTTGCTGCGCGCGATCCCGAACGCCGGCAAATATCTCGAGTTTTCCATCGAGGGCGCGGATTACTACCCCTGGCAGGAGGGGCTTTTCGCCTCCTCGCCCTACACGATCGATGATGGCCACGCCACGGTGACCGATGCGCCCGGATGGGGTGTCGAGGTCAATCCCGAGTGGCTTGCGAAATCGACCTACAAGATCAGCACGCAGGACACACACGCATGA
- a CDS encoding PLP-dependent aminotransferase family protein, which produces MKRHAGMMLSSIRIDKTSDRRISVQLYMALRELLLSGGLAPGDRLPATRTLAQEVGVSRTTVIDAVDRLVSEGLLEARVGAGTFVSDALKVPDASANGNSGPEGRFARPRLSRSAIHAAPEFAPRSRLPHKSLAFATALPALDAFPMAQWARLSARHWRGERDHVTGYGEPFGYPRLRAAIARQLNASRGITCDPDQVFIVNGAQQGFSLISAMLVNPGETVWFENPGAIGARNAFVANGAKLAPIGVDEDGLCVEEGLERAPHFRLAFVTPSHQQPLGHVMSLERRLALLQAANDADAMIVEDDYDGEFYYGDQPPPTLKSIDTQGRVIYVGTFSKSLFPSLRLGFVLAPRGLVSACERIWEAWLSGAPTVTQAIVADFMDEGLFATHIRTMRQLYKTRHDALIDAAASLRGRIDLQSTGSGFHAVGFLSDDLTEAGIVSKLRAENVVISSLGRYALSPLPQQGVVLGFGSVTPEEIRKGIAVVRKIVSPQGKLD; this is translated from the coding sequence ATGAAGCGACACGCCGGAATGATGCTGTCCTCGATCCGGATCGACAAGACGTCGGACCGGCGCATTTCCGTGCAGCTCTACATGGCCTTGCGCGAGCTTCTCCTGTCGGGCGGACTTGCGCCGGGGGACCGGTTGCCGGCGACGCGTACGCTGGCGCAGGAGGTCGGCGTGTCGCGCACGACGGTGATCGATGCGGTCGATCGCCTTGTGTCCGAGGGGCTGCTGGAGGCGCGGGTCGGTGCGGGAACCTTTGTGAGCGATGCGCTCAAGGTGCCGGATGCCTCCGCGAACGGAAACAGCGGGCCGGAGGGGCGTTTCGCGCGGCCGCGCCTGTCGCGTTCCGCAATCCATGCCGCACCGGAATTCGCGCCGCGCAGCCGGCTGCCGCACAAGTCGCTGGCTTTCGCCACGGCGCTTCCGGCGCTCGACGCCTTTCCCATGGCGCAATGGGCCCGGCTTTCGGCCCGGCACTGGCGCGGCGAACGCGATCACGTCACCGGTTACGGGGAACCTTTCGGTTATCCGCGTCTGCGCGCCGCCATTGCCCGGCAGCTCAACGCGTCGCGCGGGATCACCTGCGATCCCGATCAGGTCTTCATCGTCAACGGCGCGCAGCAGGGCTTTTCGCTGATCAGCGCGATGCTGGTCAATCCGGGCGAGACGGTGTGGTTCGAGAACCCCGGCGCGATCGGCGCGCGCAATGCCTTTGTCGCCAATGGCGCCAAGCTTGCGCCCATCGGCGTCGACGAGGACGGCTTGTGCGTCGAGGAAGGACTGGAGCGCGCGCCGCATTTCCGGCTCGCCTTCGTGACGCCGTCGCACCAGCAGCCGCTCGGCCACGTCATGAGCCTGGAGCGCCGGCTGGCGCTGCTCCAGGCGGCCAACGACGCCGATGCGATGATCGTCGAGGACGATTATGACGGCGAGTTCTATTACGGCGACCAGCCGCCGCCGACCCTCAAGAGCATCGATACCCAAGGCCGGGTGATTTATGTCGGAACGTTTTCCAAGTCGCTGTTTCCAAGCCTCAGGCTGGGGTTTGTGCTGGCGCCGCGCGGCCTGGTGTCCGCCTGCGAGCGCATCTGGGAGGCCTGGCTGAGCGGCGCTCCCACTGTGACCCAGGCGATTGTCGCCGATTTCATGGACGAGGGCCTGTTCGCCACGCATATCCGGACCATGCGCCAGCTCTACAAGACCCGGCACGATGCGCTGATCGATGCGGCCGCATCCTTGCGCGGGCGCATCGACCTGCAATCGACGGGAAGCGGGTTTCATGCCGTAGGGTTTCTGTCGGATGACTTGACGGAAGCCGGGATCGTGTCGAAGCTGCGCGCGGAAAATGTCGTCATCTCTTCGCTGGGCCGCTATGCTCTCTCGCCGCTCCCGCAACAGGGGGTGGTTCTCGGATTTGGCAGCGTGACACCGGAGGAAATCCGAAAGGGCATTGCGGTCGTCCGCAAGATTGTTTCGCCGCAGGGCAAATTGGACTGA
- a CDS encoding extracellular solute-binding protein: protein MRTKTTIASLLAATMLVAAGTAQAETLRILTWGSYAPEELVQKFEEEYPDIDVEVTFSNNEEMIAKLRATGGAGFDLAQPSHDRIYAAQLEYDIYKPLDLSKIDTDVMQPSLLDGVKANTTIDGEVYAVPHQWGTSGLMADVTKAPDFAGWDDLCDPAYKGKTSMRLKRTILLGTAFAMGEDPFAAYSDLDKYQQILDKVADTLIECKANIKAYWKGGDDLSAMMLSGEIVASETWDSTAYKLFDQNKNIVFIPPETGALAWIDTFTIPRKGEADDAAYKWINFVLRPENVTIMSASTGAIASVKGAKDLLPEDKKAAVNASFTDADIDNLKFFANIPPGVEDMEGKTLEKIKAATGG from the coding sequence ATGCGCACCAAGACAACCATCGCCAGCTTGCTGGCCGCGACCATGCTGGTCGCCGCCGGCACCGCACAGGCGGAAACCTTGCGGATTCTGACCTGGGGTTCCTACGCGCCCGAGGAACTGGTTCAGAAGTTCGAAGAGGAATATCCCGACATCGACGTCGAGGTGACCTTCTCCAACAATGAAGAGATGATCGCCAAGCTGCGCGCCACCGGCGGTGCCGGGTTCGATCTTGCCCAGCCGAGCCATGACCGCATCTATGCGGCCCAGCTCGAATACGACATCTACAAGCCGCTCGACCTGTCGAAGATCGACACCGACGTGATGCAGCCCTCGCTGCTCGACGGCGTGAAGGCCAACACCACGATCGACGGCGAAGTCTATGCCGTGCCGCATCAGTGGGGCACCTCCGGCCTGATGGCCGACGTGACCAAGGCCCCCGACTTCGCCGGCTGGGACGATCTTTGCGATCCGGCCTACAAGGGCAAGACCTCGATGCGCCTGAAGCGCACGATCCTGCTCGGCACGGCCTTCGCCATGGGCGAGGATCCCTTCGCGGCCTATTCGGATCTCGACAAGTATCAGCAGATCCTCGACAAGGTCGCCGACACGCTGATCGAGTGCAAGGCGAACATCAAGGCCTACTGGAAGGGCGGCGACGACCTTTCGGCAATGATGCTTTCCGGCGAGATCGTGGCGTCCGAGACCTGGGATTCCACCGCCTACAAGCTGTTCGACCAGAACAAGAACATCGTCTTCATTCCGCCGGAGACGGGTGCGCTTGCCTGGATCGACACCTTCACGATCCCGCGCAAGGGCGAGGCCGACGATGCCGCCTACAAGTGGATCAACTTCGTGCTGCGTCCGGAAAACGTGACGATCATGTCCGCCAGCACCGGCGCCATCGCCTCGGTGAAGGGTGCGAAGGATCTTCTGCCGGAAGACAAGAAGGCGGCCGTGAATGCCTCCTTCACCGACGCGGACATCGACAACCTGAAGTTCTTCGCCAACATTCCTCCCGGTGTGGAGGACATGGAAGGCAAGACGCTTGAGAAGATCAAGGCGGCAACCGGCGGCTGA
- a CDS encoding ABC transporter ATP-binding protein translates to MTETPAYDLECHGISKSFGSVRAVKDVSFNIPSGSFFSILGPSGCGKTTLMRMIAGFEEPSGGDIRIKGKSVLGTPPNRRNVKMVFQHLALFPMMNVHENIAYGLRCRGAEKEEIKRRVQDVLERIALPDVGNREIHQLSGGQKQRIAIARCMVLDPDVLLLDEPLGALDLKLREAMKIELKLLQHQFNTTFIYITHDQSEALVMSDHVAIMNDGNFEQIGTPQALYHRPNTAFVAGFVGDSNRWSGKVTASDGTGGKVATEQGLAMSFTAGGDTRIAEGDAVEIFVRPEFINTVRAADAATEQGDNHMDGVVDSLLFNGANSRVLVRNETGQLIEADVTLTGDGDLSAGEAVRLSWSAQHAMCFPRSGAA, encoded by the coding sequence ATGACCGAAACTCCGGCCTACGACCTTGAATGCCACGGCATTTCCAAGTCCTTCGGATCCGTTCGCGCGGTGAAGGATGTCTCCTTCAACATTCCGAGCGGTTCGTTTTTCTCCATTCTCGGTCCGTCAGGCTGCGGCAAGACCACCTTGATGCGCATGATCGCCGGTTTCGAGGAACCGAGCGGCGGAGATATCCGCATCAAGGGCAAGTCGGTGCTCGGCACGCCGCCCAACAGGCGGAACGTCAAGATGGTGTTTCAGCATCTGGCGTTGTTTCCGATGATGAATGTCCATGAAAACATCGCTTACGGGCTTCGCTGTCGCGGTGCCGAGAAGGAAGAGATCAAGCGCCGCGTACAGGATGTGCTGGAGCGCATTGCCCTTCCCGACGTTGGAAACCGCGAGATCCACCAGTTGTCCGGCGGTCAGAAGCAGCGCATCGCCATCGCGCGCTGCATGGTGCTCGATCCCGACGTTCTGTTGCTCGACGAACCGCTTGGCGCGCTCGATCTGAAGCTGCGCGAGGCGATGAAGATCGAGCTGAAACTGCTTCAGCACCAGTTCAATACCACCTTCATCTACATCACCCACGACCAGTCCGAAGCGCTGGTGATGTCCGATCACGTCGCGATCATGAACGACGGCAACTTCGAGCAGATCGGCACGCCGCAGGCGCTCTACCACCGGCCCAACACCGCCTTCGTCGCCGGCTTCGTCGGCGACAGCAATCGCTGGTCCGGCAAGGTCACGGCGAGCGACGGCACCGGGGGCAAGGTGGCGACGGAGCAGGGCCTGGCAATGAGCTTCACCGCCGGCGGCGACACGCGCATCGCCGAGGGCGACGCGGTCGAGATCTTCGTGCGTCCGGAGTTCATCAACACGGTGCGCGCAGCCGATGCGGCCACTGAGCAGGGCGACAATCACATGGACGGCGTCGTTGACAGCCTGCTCTTCAATGGCGCCAACAGCCGGGTGCTCGTGCGCAACGAGACCGGTCAGTTGATCGAGGCCGACGTTACGCTGACCGGTGACGGCGATCTGTCCGCCGGCGAGGCGGTGCGCCTGTCCTGGTCGGCACAACACGCCATGTGCTTCCCGCGAAGCGGGGCCGCGTAA
- a CDS encoding ABC transporter permease, which translates to MVQKDVRRLTLILLFAPFVMWIALLIVVPHIGMVALSLREKVAPRVYEFGFGNYIDFINEPIYWNTLLRTGSMSLLVTALALLIGFPIAYYIAKIAGNRTRGALFLLCLIPLWVSDLIRAFGWILLLRETGVVSTFLQWSGVISGPIEFLYNDVTVIIGLVYTVILFMIVPLVSTLDGMDESLVEAGYNLGGSGFTVLRRIIVPYAMPGIVSGCIVVFMLTAGSYLTPVLLGGKNSSWFTEQIYDQFITRFNWESGAAFGFLLLAFTSIVIWLGLKLSGQTLANTVAKS; encoded by the coding sequence ATGGTCCAAAAGGATGTCCGACGTCTCACCCTGATCCTGCTCTTCGCGCCTTTCGTGATGTGGATCGCGCTGCTGATCGTCGTACCGCACATCGGCATGGTGGCGTTGTCGCTGCGCGAGAAGGTGGCGCCACGCGTCTATGAGTTCGGCTTTGGCAACTACATCGATTTCATCAATGAGCCGATCTACTGGAACACGCTGCTGCGCACCGGCTCGATGTCGCTGCTGGTGACGGCGCTGGCGCTGCTGATCGGTTTCCCGATCGCCTATTACATCGCCAAGATCGCCGGAAACCGGACGCGCGGCGCGCTGTTCCTGCTGTGCCTGATCCCGCTGTGGGTGAGCGATCTGATCCGCGCCTTCGGCTGGATCCTGCTGCTGCGCGAGACCGGGGTGGTCTCGACCTTCCTGCAGTGGAGCGGGGTGATCTCGGGACCGATTGAATTCCTCTACAACGACGTGACGGTGATCATCGGCCTCGTCTACACGGTGATCCTGTTCATGATCGTGCCGCTCGTTTCCACACTCGACGGCATGGACGAAAGTCTCGTGGAGGCGGGTTACAATCTCGGCGGCAGCGGGTTCACGGTGCTCAGGCGGATCATCGTTCCCTACGCGATGCCGGGCATCGTGTCGGGCTGCATCGTGGTGTTCATGCTCACGGCCGGATCCTACCTGACCCCGGTCCTTCTGGGTGGAAAGAACTCCAGCTGGTTCACGGAGCAGATCTACGACCAGTTCATCACCCGCTTCAACTGGGAGTCGGGCGCGGCCTTCGGCTTCCTGCTTTTGGCCTTCACCTCGATCGTGATCTGGCTCGGGCTGAAGCTCAGCGGCCAGACGCTCGCCAACACCGTCGCAAAGAGCTGA